A stretch of Leucobacter aridicollis DNA encodes these proteins:
- a CDS encoding NAD(P)/FAD-dependent oxidoreductase encodes MNGRTIESGDSVDLVVVGGGPAGLSAAARAAEDGLTVVLIEENHQTGGKLRGQLHQENDGEWWIGWTLANDLLARAERAGVRIFTDTVAWAIEPGWVVRTTSSRGGDAAEIRTRAVLIATGAVEKPMPVAGWTLPGVFTIGGAQILTNTHRVRPGARSVVVGVDPLSLTIARAMKLGGVDVDSIVLPPQPVPDSDPQSTLKRLGGLSKLAPYFYMRLGGALMAIPGLAAIAARVLPRSLPLWGIPLRLTTRLVRIVGDDRVTGAEVETVRANGDAVPGSRRVISTDSVCLSNGLVPLNDLSASLGLEFVTSDSVGAKVPVHSATGATALPGLFLAGNTVGVESAKVSLKQGEIVAGEILATLRNHPFKTREAELGELRQLRADSEFTFEPAIQRGHDEIAALFNQRQEAPLP; translated from the coding sequence GTGAACGGGAGAACCATCGAAAGCGGAGACAGCGTCGACCTCGTTGTCGTCGGTGGGGGGCCCGCGGGGCTCTCCGCGGCAGCGCGTGCTGCCGAAGATGGTCTGACTGTCGTTCTTATCGAAGAGAACCACCAGACCGGAGGCAAGCTGCGCGGTCAGCTCCATCAGGAGAACGATGGCGAGTGGTGGATTGGCTGGACGCTCGCGAATGACCTGCTCGCTCGAGCCGAGCGCGCAGGCGTGCGGATCTTTACCGACACCGTTGCCTGGGCCATTGAACCCGGATGGGTGGTTCGCACCACGTCGTCACGCGGCGGCGACGCCGCCGAGATCCGGACCCGAGCGGTACTGATCGCGACCGGGGCGGTCGAGAAGCCGATGCCAGTCGCGGGGTGGACACTGCCCGGTGTGTTCACCATCGGCGGTGCGCAGATCCTCACCAACACGCACAGGGTGCGGCCCGGTGCGCGAAGCGTTGTCGTCGGCGTCGACCCGCTCTCGCTCACGATTGCGCGCGCAATGAAGCTTGGTGGGGTTGACGTCGACTCAATTGTGCTCCCGCCCCAGCCAGTTCCCGATAGTGACCCGCAGAGCACCCTGAAGCGACTCGGTGGGCTGAGCAAACTTGCGCCGTATTTCTATATGCGACTTGGTGGCGCGCTCATGGCGATCCCCGGTCTCGCCGCGATCGCCGCGAGGGTGCTCCCACGCTCGCTCCCATTGTGGGGGATCCCGCTGCGTCTCACCACCCGCCTTGTCCGCATCGTCGGTGACGACCGCGTCACGGGTGCGGAGGTCGAGACGGTGCGTGCAAACGGCGACGCCGTGCCCGGCAGCCGACGCGTCATTAGCACGGACTCGGTCTGCCTCTCAAACGGACTCGTGCCACTCAACGACCTCAGCGCCTCTCTCGGGCTCGAATTCGTCACGAGCGACTCCGTCGGAGCGAAGGTGCCTGTGCACTCGGCGACGGGCGCGACCGCGCTGCCTGGCCTCTTCCTGGCGGGAAACACTGTCGGCGTCGAAAGCGCGAAAGTCTCACTGAAACAGGGAGAGATCGTCGCGGGCGAGATTCTCGCAACCCTCAGGAATCACCCGTTCAAGACGCGGGAAGCGGAGCTCGGCGAACTGCGCCAACTGCGCGCCGACAGCGAGTTCACCTTCGAGCCCGCCATCCAGCGGGGCCACGACGAGATCGCGGCCCTCTTCAACCAGCGACAGGAGGCACCTCTGCCGTAA
- a CDS encoding (2Fe-2S)-binding protein has protein sequence MTERIENHPVLPEPPAADEANFTFNGESYTGRTGEPIAAALLAAGVRELRTSPVAGEPRGLYCGIGHCYECRLWLGPNEETAERVRGCQAPLSDGDTYRSTRGSDS, from the coding sequence ATGACCGAGCGGATCGAGAACCATCCGGTACTCCCAGAGCCGCCCGCGGCGGACGAGGCGAACTTCACGTTTAATGGCGAGTCGTACACAGGTCGCACAGGCGAACCAATTGCGGCAGCCCTGCTTGCGGCGGGCGTGCGCGAGCTGCGCACGTCGCCCGTCGCGGGTGAGCCTCGCGGGCTCTATTGCGGGATCGGGCACTGCTACGAGTGCCGACTCTGGCTCGGACCTAATGAAGAGACAGCGGAGCGAGTGCGCGGGTGCCAGGCGCCGCTCAGCGACGGTGACACCTACCGTTCGACGCGGGGGAGTGACTCGTGA
- a CDS encoding (2Fe-2S)-binding protein: MNHTVCRCEDVTAQDIADAVEAGVCTAQEVKFHTRAGMGFCQGRVCRPAIEELLGQAGIAPEVGGSSMTVRLPVRPTALGDLAESAAQEAGAA; encoded by the coding sequence ATGAACCACACTGTGTGCCGGTGCGAAGACGTCACCGCGCAAGACATCGCTGACGCTGTGGAGGCGGGCGTCTGCACCGCTCAGGAAGTGAAGTTTCACACCCGCGCTGGCATGGGCTTCTGCCAGGGCCGCGTCTGCCGCCCCGCGATCGAGGAGCTTCTCGGACAGGCCGGTATCGCGCCCGAAGTGGGAGGCAGCTCGATGACGGTCCGCCTACCAGTACGTCCGACCGCGCTCGGAGACCTGGCGGAGTCGGCGGCCCAGGAAGCGGGCGCAGCATGA
- a CDS encoding NAD(P)/FAD-dependent oxidoreductase: MTEENRMTLLTLDPLNTDLEQGDRALRDYQAVSEALRGAPLEGLDGLSVLIVGGGIVGLMSAYYASEAGADVTVLESRALGGAASGRNAGGIYANGRDIGEVALARVSMDLWEELGERGLDVKFRRKGHTIVAMNGTELSLLQRARDIYERAGVPIELREGSEAVAELPLVNPGIAGALFSPHDGQGYPFTATTSLRKAVVSRGGKVETFAHVERLIEREGRVAGVSTADTTYEADVVLIAAGPWTTELGRQVGAELPVRPRRSQLTATERLPVKGDFPFVSGNRVYARQTHADNILIGGGGPWEENGFHTTTTRQALDVYGTYMTEMFPGLSRVPIIRAFAGTVELTPDHYPLLGKVPGVPGLWVSAGYNGHGFGLSAAAGRMFTELLKHEVRGTETPAALRDALTDYAPGRFAKN; this comes from the coding sequence ATGACCGAAGAAAACCGCATGACGCTGCTCACCCTCGACCCCCTGAACACCGACCTCGAGCAGGGTGACCGCGCGCTACGCGATTACCAAGCCGTGAGCGAGGCCCTTCGCGGTGCCCCGCTCGAGGGGCTCGACGGGCTCAGCGTCCTGATTGTTGGCGGGGGGATCGTCGGCCTCATGTCTGCGTACTACGCGAGCGAGGCCGGAGCCGATGTCACAGTGCTCGAGTCACGCGCCCTCGGGGGCGCCGCCTCGGGCCGTAACGCCGGCGGCATCTACGCAAACGGCCGTGATATCGGCGAGGTCGCCCTCGCCCGGGTCTCGATGGACCTCTGGGAGGAACTCGGTGAGCGCGGGCTCGATGTGAAGTTCCGGCGCAAGGGCCACACGATCGTCGCGATGAACGGCACCGAGCTGTCTCTGTTGCAGCGAGCGCGCGACATCTATGAGCGGGCTGGCGTGCCGATCGAGCTGCGTGAAGGGAGCGAAGCCGTCGCAGAGCTGCCACTCGTCAACCCCGGCATCGCGGGCGCGCTGTTCTCCCCGCACGATGGCCAGGGATACCCGTTCACCGCGACCACGTCGCTGCGCAAGGCTGTCGTCAGCCGAGGCGGCAAGGTCGAGACGTTCGCGCACGTCGAGCGGCTCATCGAGCGCGAGGGAAGGGTCGCTGGTGTGTCGACCGCGGACACCACATACGAGGCGGATGTCGTGCTCATCGCCGCGGGCCCGTGGACGACGGAGCTCGGGCGGCAGGTTGGGGCTGAGCTGCCCGTGCGGCCGCGCCGCTCACAACTCACCGCGACGGAGCGACTGCCGGTGAAGGGTGATTTCCCATTCGTCTCTGGAAACCGGGTGTATGCCAGGCAGACCCACGCCGACAACATCCTCATCGGGGGCGGCGGGCCGTGGGAAGAGAACGGATTCCACACGACCACAACCAGGCAGGCGCTCGACGTCTACGGCACGTATATGACAGAGATGTTCCCTGGGCTTTCGCGCGTTCCGATCATCCGTGCTTTCGCTGGGACTGTTGAGCTCACCCCCGACCACTACCCGCTCCTCGGCAAGGTGCCGGGAGTGCCCGGTCTCTGGGTGAGCGCCGGCTACAACGGCCACGGTTTCGGCCTGTCAGCTGCCGCGGGTCGCATGTTTACCGAGCTCCTCAAACACGAGGTACGCGGCACCGAGACCCCGGCGGCCCTGCGGGACGCCCTCACTGACTATGCGCCCGGGCGCTTTGCGAAGAATTGA
- a CDS encoding aldehyde dehydrogenase family protein: MSGVTVNTQFRGGAWHPGTGEGTTETVNPATGMQLAAYKQAGREDLGLALDTLRDAVAPWQRLPLKERQRVLEQVAAEIERDGERIARQMTLEMGKTLAESRGEVGVFASTCRWFAHEAGRSLGQVLPSADGTRFIHTRRKPIGVVACITPWNFPIALAGYKIFAALAVGNVVLWKPAQQVNGTAVLVTEAFERAGIGDAFALLGACTGALASEAVGDERVDAVSFTGSTEVGTQISQRVASTLTPCSLELGGKNAAVVLADADLDLAAREIVRSGFLTSGQRCTATSRIVVVAEVADELIARVADGIRALTVGDGADAAVDMGPVATAAQLAGVESAVRDAVSDGASVVAGGARPDGLPAEGFFYLPTLLDGVTREHAIARREVFGPVIAVIRVADATEAFTVANDTDYGLSTSVFTRSLGATFTALDDIDSGLIYVNRGTSSAELGVPFGGTGMSGNGHREVSEHGFEFMTELVSVYIDPQNMEQ, encoded by the coding sequence ATGAGCGGGGTCACCGTGAACACGCAGTTCAGGGGCGGCGCCTGGCATCCGGGAACCGGTGAGGGCACGACCGAGACCGTGAACCCTGCGACGGGCATGCAGCTCGCGGCGTACAAACAAGCGGGCAGGGAGGATCTTGGGCTCGCGCTCGACACCCTCCGTGACGCGGTGGCCCCGTGGCAGCGCCTCCCGCTCAAGGAGCGCCAGCGGGTGCTGGAGCAGGTCGCAGCTGAGATCGAGCGTGACGGTGAGCGGATCGCGCGGCAGATGACCCTCGAGATGGGGAAAACGCTCGCTGAGTCCCGCGGTGAGGTCGGAGTGTTCGCGAGCACCTGTAGGTGGTTCGCACACGAGGCCGGCCGTTCGCTCGGGCAAGTGCTCCCGTCGGCCGACGGCACGCGCTTCATCCACACACGGAGAAAACCGATCGGTGTTGTGGCGTGCATCACTCCATGGAACTTCCCGATCGCGCTCGCAGGCTACAAGATCTTCGCGGCGCTCGCCGTCGGTAACGTCGTGCTCTGGAAGCCCGCTCAGCAGGTGAACGGCACGGCGGTACTCGTGACCGAGGCCTTCGAGCGGGCCGGCATCGGTGACGCCTTCGCGCTGCTCGGCGCCTGCACCGGGGCGCTCGCGTCGGAGGCGGTCGGGGACGAGCGCGTTGACGCCGTCTCGTTCACTGGGTCCACTGAGGTTGGCACGCAGATTTCGCAGCGCGTCGCTTCGACGCTCACCCCGTGCTCACTCGAACTCGGTGGGAAGAACGCGGCCGTGGTGCTTGCGGACGCTGACCTCGACCTCGCCGCGCGAGAAATCGTGCGCAGCGGGTTCCTCACGAGCGGTCAGCGCTGCACCGCGACGAGCAGGATCGTGGTCGTCGCTGAGGTCGCTGACGAGCTGATTGCGCGCGTTGCCGATGGAATCCGCGCGCTCACCGTGGGCGACGGCGCCGATGCGGCGGTCGATATGGGCCCCGTTGCCACTGCCGCGCAACTCGCGGGCGTGGAGAGCGCCGTGAGGGACGCTGTCTCGGACGGGGCGAGCGTCGTCGCCGGCGGCGCACGGCCCGACGGCCTGCCCGCAGAAGGCTTCTTCTACCTGCCGACGCTGCTTGACGGCGTAACTCGCGAGCACGCGATCGCGCGAAGGGAGGTCTTCGGCCCGGTGATCGCGGTGATCAGGGTCGCTGATGCCACAGAAGCCTTCACAGTTGCGAACGACACCGACTACGGTCTCTCGACGTCGGTGTTCACGCGCAGCCTTGGTGCGACCTTTACCGCGCTCGATGACATCGATAGCGGCCTCATCTATGTGAACCGCGGCACGAGCTCGGCCGAGCTCGGCGTTCCCTTCGGTGGCACCGGGATGTCGGGCAACGGGCACCGCGAGGTCTCTGAGCACGGCTTTGAATTCATGACCGAGCTCGTATCCGTCTACATCGACCCGCAGAACATGGAGCAGTGA
- a CDS encoding amino acid ABC transporter ATP-binding protein, protein MTTTATTDCMIDMQDIHKCFGDLEVLKGVSLQVRRGEVVALIGASGSGKSTLLRCTNHLEEPTSGVISVLGQPVDGKTENILRVRRTVGMVFQQFNLFPHKTVLENVIEAPMQVLGVKKAAATEQALVLLERVGLAEKAGVYPHKLSGGQQQRVAIARALAMNPQAMLFDEPTSALDPELRGEVLKVMKDLASAGMTMLIVTHEMSFARDVADRVVFMADGVVEEEGVPSELFDHPKSSKLQSFLRHVA, encoded by the coding sequence ATGACCACGACAGCAACAACCGACTGCATGATCGACATGCAAGATATTCACAAGTGCTTTGGCGACCTGGAAGTGCTCAAGGGCGTGAGCCTGCAGGTACGGCGGGGCGAGGTCGTCGCGCTCATCGGGGCATCCGGCTCGGGCAAGAGCACACTCCTGCGGTGCACCAACCACCTCGAGGAGCCCACATCCGGTGTCATCTCGGTACTCGGCCAGCCCGTTGACGGGAAGACCGAGAACATCCTCAGGGTGCGCCGCACCGTCGGCATGGTGTTCCAACAGTTCAACCTGTTTCCACATAAGACCGTGCTTGAAAACGTTATCGAAGCGCCGATGCAGGTGCTGGGCGTCAAGAAGGCGGCCGCGACGGAGCAGGCCCTCGTGCTTCTTGAGCGGGTCGGGCTCGCTGAAAAGGCGGGCGTCTACCCGCACAAGCTCTCAGGCGGGCAGCAGCAGCGCGTCGCGATCGCGCGGGCGCTCGCGATGAACCCGCAGGCAATGCTTTTTGATGAGCCCACGAGCGCGCTCGACCCCGAGCTGCGTGGCGAGGTGTTGAAGGTCATGAAGGACCTCGCGAGCGCGGGGATGACGATGCTCATCGTCACGCACGAGATGTCGTTTGCCCGCGACGTCGCCGACCGTGTGGTATTCATGGCCGACGGCGTCGTCGAGGAAGAGGGCGTCCCCTCCGAGCTCTTCGATCACCCGAAGAGCAGCAAGCTGCAGTCCTTCCTCAGGCACGTCGCATGA
- a CDS encoding amino acid ABC transporter permease gives MDFTLVAPYLGFLAQAAWITILISILSLALGLILGLVAAVMKLSGIKPLVWLVDLYVWVFRGTPVLVQLFLIYFGLPQLGIELGAFLSSILGLGINAGAYIAEILRGGLQAVPKGQLEAASSLGMTRPKVLWRIVLPQAFRISVPALGNQAVSMIKDSSLASLVTVSELMMVAQRFAASNFAFMEFYLTVAAIYLVLTTVMSMFLTRLEKRMAVSDR, from the coding sequence ATGGACTTCACGCTTGTCGCCCCGTATCTGGGGTTTCTCGCGCAGGCAGCATGGATCACGATCCTTATCTCGATCCTGTCGCTCGCGCTTGGCTTGATCCTCGGCCTCGTGGCTGCGGTAATGAAACTCAGCGGTATCAAACCGCTTGTCTGGCTTGTCGACCTGTACGTCTGGGTATTCCGGGGCACACCCGTACTTGTGCAGCTCTTCCTGATCTACTTCGGCCTGCCCCAGCTGGGTATCGAGCTCGGAGCGTTCCTCTCCTCGATCCTTGGCCTCGGCATCAACGCGGGCGCGTACATCGCCGAGATCCTGCGCGGCGGTCTGCAAGCCGTGCCGAAGGGACAGCTTGAGGCGGCATCGTCGCTCGGTATGACCCGACCGAAGGTGCTCTGGCGCATCGTACTCCCGCAGGCATTCCGCATTAGTGTGCCCGCGCTCGGCAACCAGGCTGTGTCGATGATCAAGGACTCGTCACTTGCCTCGCTCGTCACCGTCAGCGAGCTCATGATGGTGGCGCAGCGCTTTGCCGCCTCGAACTTCGCGTTCATGGAGTTCTACCTCACTGTGGCTGCAATCTACCTGGTCCTCACCACCGTGATGTCAATGTTCCTCACCCGGCTCGAGAAGCGAATGGCGGTGTCAGACCGATGA
- a CDS encoding transporter substrate-binding domain-containing protein: protein MFLNKKTKVLGLIGMISVAALLAGCSAGGSKDALERVESSGTLRVGIEGAYPPFNSFDSKNELVGFDVDISNAIAERLDAKTEFVPTPWDSIIGGLNAGKYEIVISSLTITDERSQKVDFSDPYYHTGTQIFAPEGNTIASTDDLAGLNIGVTLGTTFEDMALERGAQVTTYKSDQLAMEDLSNGRIDGVITDGPVGLAIVSARGYGIVTVGERISNPAAGIAVDKNQEQLLGAVNAALADMQEDGTYEEISTKWFGADIR, encoded by the coding sequence ATGTTCCTGAACAAGAAAACCAAGGTCCTCGGACTCATCGGCATGATCTCCGTGGCGGCGCTGCTCGCGGGCTGTAGCGCCGGTGGCAGTAAAGACGCGCTTGAGCGCGTCGAGTCCAGCGGCACACTGAGGGTCGGCATCGAGGGAGCCTACCCTCCGTTCAACTCGTTTGATTCGAAGAACGAACTCGTCGGGTTCGACGTCGACATCAGCAACGCGATCGCTGAGCGGCTCGACGCGAAGACCGAGTTCGTGCCGACGCCATGGGACAGCATCATTGGCGGTCTGAATGCTGGCAAATACGAGATCGTGATCTCGAGCCTCACCATTACCGACGAGCGGTCTCAGAAGGTTGACTTCAGTGACCCGTACTACCACACGGGCACGCAGATCTTCGCGCCAGAAGGCAACACGATCGCGAGCACCGACGACCTCGCCGGGCTGAACATCGGTGTCACTCTCGGCACGACGTTTGAGGATATGGCGCTCGAACGCGGCGCGCAGGTCACGACCTACAAGTCTGACCAGCTCGCGATGGAGGACCTGTCGAACGGCCGCATCGACGGCGTCATCACCGATGGCCCTGTCGGGCTCGCTATCGTTTCTGCTCGCGGCTACGGCATCGTCACCGTTGGCGAGCGAATCAGTAACCCGGCTGCGGGCATCGCCGTCGATAAGAACCAAGAGCAACTTCTCGGTGCAGTTAATGCCGCGCTTGCAGACATGCAGGAGGACGGCACGTACGAGGAGATCAGCACCAAGTGGTTCGGTGCGGACATCCGCTAG